From a region of the Pseudomonas fulva 12-X genome:
- a CDS encoding NAD-dependent succinate-semialdehyde dehydrogenase produces MTIAEELSSIFRNRALIGGEWVAARSGATYAVLNPATGAVISEVPDMSEQDATEAVVAAKAAGKAWAAFSAKQRARVLRDWHDLILANQEELALLITSEQGKPLEEARAEIAYGAAYVEWYAEEAKRINGEVIPPPAGDRRIIVIKQPIGVVSAITPWNFPMAMITRKVAPALAAGCTIVVKPAEDTPLVALALAELACQAGVIPGAINVVTASRGHEVGHVLTTHPDVRKVSFTGSTQVGRILLRQSADTIKKVSLELGGNAPFVVFDDADLDAAVSGAIACKFRNGGQACISANRIYVQSGIHDTFAARLSSAVRELKVGAGDQAGVVLGPMINSKAVEKIESHVMDACNGGAKVLVGGKRHDLGGNFYDPTVLVNVDPSMLLNREETFGPVAPIISFETEQQVVELANDTEYGLAAYFYTKDHSRAWRVAEELESGMVGINTGLISNEMAPFGGIKQSGLGREGSSYGIEDYLEVKYICVGGI; encoded by the coding sequence ATGACTATCGCGGAAGAGCTCTCCAGCATTTTCAGAAATCGAGCGCTGATCGGGGGGGAATGGGTTGCGGCGCGAAGCGGGGCTACCTATGCCGTGCTCAACCCAGCAACTGGCGCCGTCATCAGCGAAGTGCCGGACATGTCGGAGCAGGATGCGACAGAGGCCGTTGTAGCTGCCAAGGCAGCAGGCAAGGCCTGGGCAGCTTTTTCAGCCAAGCAAAGAGCGCGTGTTCTGCGGGACTGGCATGATCTTATACTCGCCAATCAAGAGGAGCTGGCTCTGCTCATCACGTCGGAACAGGGCAAACCCCTGGAAGAGGCTCGAGCGGAGATTGCCTACGGAGCGGCATACGTTGAGTGGTATGCCGAAGAAGCCAAGCGGATAAACGGAGAAGTTATACCCCCACCAGCAGGCGATCGCCGAATCATTGTCATAAAACAGCCCATAGGCGTGGTATCGGCTATTACGCCTTGGAATTTTCCAATGGCAATGATCACTCGCAAGGTAGCCCCGGCATTGGCGGCTGGTTGCACTATTGTCGTAAAACCCGCTGAAGATACTCCACTCGTTGCGCTTGCGTTGGCTGAATTGGCTTGCCAAGCGGGTGTCATTCCAGGCGCCATCAACGTAGTTACCGCCTCACGTGGCCATGAAGTAGGCCACGTTCTTACCACCCATCCAGATGTTCGCAAAGTTTCATTCACCGGCTCGACTCAAGTAGGCCGTATCCTGCTTCGTCAGAGCGCTGACACCATTAAAAAAGTTTCTCTAGAACTCGGTGGCAATGCGCCCTTCGTTGTCTTTGACGATGCAGATCTGGATGCCGCTGTCAGCGGGGCCATCGCCTGTAAGTTTCGCAATGGCGGCCAGGCCTGTATCAGTGCGAACCGCATTTACGTGCAAAGCGGGATTCATGACACCTTCGCCGCCCGTCTAAGCAGTGCAGTGCGTGAGCTCAAGGTCGGTGCCGGTGATCAGGCTGGCGTCGTACTCGGCCCGATGATAAACAGCAAGGCTGTTGAGAAGATCGAGTCACACGTGATGGACGCATGTAACGGCGGGGCAAAAGTTCTGGTGGGCGGCAAGCGACATGACTTGGGTGGGAACTTCTATGATCCGACGGTGCTGGTCAACGTTGATCCCTCCATGTTGCTCAATCGAGAAGAAACATTCGGCCCAGTGGCACCTATCATTTCATTTGAAACCGAGCAGCAAGTGGTCGAATTGGCAAATGATACCGAATATGGCCTTGCTGCCTATTTCTATACGAAAGATCACTCTCGCGCTTGGCGGGTCGCTGAAGAACTCGAGTCAGGCATGGTCGGTATTAACACCGGTCTTATCTCGAATGAAATGGCGCCTTTCGGAGGCATTAAACAGTCAGGGTTGGGCCGTGAAGGCTCGTCTTACGGTATCGAGGATTACCTAGAAGTAAAATATATCTGCGTCGGAGGAATTTGA
- the pdxR gene encoding MocR-like pyridoxine biosynthesis transcription factor PdxR → MLPSLIGERIQDQLDRSSAISLQQQLYRLLRSLIEDGTLRPSSRLPSTRSLASQIGVSRITAVAAFDMLTADGYLVGNIGSGTFVVERPPTRSAVSAALVIAPDEISLRGRLIMSGASGLQEREGAFLPGVPDVAEFPYSTWQRLQTQYLGKYLSQLSGYANGGGYLPLRRSLADYLRVARGVRCTPDQVLITMGTQQSLDLILRLLTDFNDQVCIENPSHWASALMLKSLGVRSIAVPVDHEGIAMSDEHFAMNPKLVFVTPSHQFPMGSILSTARRERLLQEAERRNFWIVEDDYDSELRYDAAPTPSLQGADRAGRVIYLGTFSKVMYPGLRMSYMVVPPSLSESMVKGLLSLYRPGHLPLQAALADFINDGHLTRHLINVRPLYASRQAELRKCLVEAFGADILLSGGFAGLHLTVRFKDFLDLDLLQAESSRRDVLLRRLSAFNHSAGPFDDGFVLGYGALNKVDISSAVTRFHQAYLYVKSANRR, encoded by the coding sequence ATGCTGCCGTCTTTAATCGGTGAGCGAATTCAGGATCAGCTGGATAGGAGCTCAGCGATATCGCTGCAACAGCAGCTGTATCGCCTGTTACGATCATTAATTGAGGACGGCACGCTAAGGCCTTCATCGCGCCTTCCTTCGACGCGAAGTCTTGCCAGCCAAATTGGTGTGTCGAGAATTACCGCGGTGGCTGCCTTTGACATGCTGACAGCTGATGGTTATCTGGTAGGCAACATCGGTAGTGGGACTTTCGTGGTGGAGCGTCCGCCTACGCGTTCTGCAGTGTCGGCCGCTCTGGTAATTGCCCCAGATGAAATTTCATTAAGGGGCCGATTAATAATGTCTGGCGCGTCCGGCCTGCAAGAGCGTGAGGGGGCATTTCTGCCAGGAGTGCCCGATGTAGCCGAGTTCCCATACTCTACATGGCAACGATTACAGACTCAGTACCTTGGGAAATATCTATCCCAACTAAGTGGATACGCAAATGGAGGTGGGTATCTGCCTCTGCGCCGATCGCTTGCGGACTATTTAAGAGTCGCGCGTGGTGTCAGGTGCACACCTGATCAGGTACTGATAACTATGGGCACACAGCAATCTCTGGATCTGATCCTGAGGCTGCTAACTGACTTTAACGATCAGGTCTGTATTGAGAATCCCTCACACTGGGCAAGTGCGCTGATGCTTAAGTCGCTCGGTGTGCGATCTATCGCGGTGCCTGTAGATCATGAAGGTATAGCGATGTCCGATGAACACTTCGCCATGAATCCTAAACTCGTGTTCGTAACGCCCTCCCATCAGTTTCCTATGGGAAGCATACTTTCAACTGCTCGTCGCGAGCGCCTCTTGCAGGAAGCGGAGAGGCGTAATTTCTGGATTGTCGAGGATGATTACGACAGTGAGCTGCGCTACGACGCTGCGCCTACACCCTCCTTGCAGGGAGCAGATAGAGCTGGCCGGGTGATCTACTTGGGCACGTTTAGCAAGGTCATGTATCCCGGTTTGCGTATGAGCTACATGGTTGTACCGCCCTCGCTAAGCGAGTCGATGGTAAAAGGGTTGCTCAGCCTCTATCGACCAGGGCATTTACCACTACAGGCGGCGCTGGCCGACTTTATCAATGACGGTCACTTGACGCGTCACTTGATAAATGTTCGGCCACTATATGCATCGCGCCAAGCCGAGTTGCGCAAGTGCTTAGTAGAGGCCTTTGGCGCCGACATCCTGCTGAGTGGCGGGTTCGCTGGCCTACACCTAACTGTAAGATTCAAAGACTTTCTGGACCTTGATCTTTTGCAGGCAGAATCTTCGCGGCGCGATGTGTTGCTGCGCAGGCTAAGTGCTTTCAATCACTCCGCTGGGCCATTCGACGACGGTTTCGTACTTGGCTATGGCGCTTTAAATAAAGTTGACATCAGTTCTGCTGTGACACGTTTTCACCAAGCTTATCTTTATGTTAAGTCGGCTAACAGACGATAA
- a CDS encoding alkyl sulfatase dimerization domain-containing protein translates to MGLIMRLGGVYQTRGGSVAWAVRGIYAQQAGWFDGNPTHIFFLPNKVRAKQIVSMAGGKQDVLDRAQRALPEEPQWAAELSDYVLALEPGHERATSIKLRALRELGELQLNATAKNYYLKVAQSEQIIVC, encoded by the coding sequence ATGGGCCTCATTATGAGGCTTGGAGGTGTCTACCAAACTAGGGGCGGTTCAGTCGCCTGGGCGGTGCGAGGCATCTATGCCCAGCAGGCCGGCTGGTTTGACGGCAACCCCACGCACATATTTTTCCTCCCCAACAAGGTCAGGGCGAAGCAAATCGTTTCCATGGCCGGCGGCAAACAGGATGTACTGGATCGTGCGCAACGCGCGCTGCCGGAGGAACCCCAATGGGCAGCCGAGCTCAGTGATTACGTGCTGGCGCTGGAACCAGGACATGAGCGAGCGACCTCAATCAAGTTGCGTGCACTCAGGGAACTCGGAGAGCTACAACTGAATGCAACGGCCAAAAATTATTACCTGAAGGTTGCCCAGAGCGAGCAGATTATCGTCTGTTAG
- a CDS encoding transketolase family protein gives MNTATTAKKRLTTSAMIASIAAEGQATRAAPFGHALAALAEQRKDIVGLSADLSKYTDLHIFAKAHPDRFYQMGMAEQLLMSAAAGMAREGLTPFATTYAVFASRRAYDFICMAIAEENLNVKIVCGLPGLTTGYGPSHQATDDLAIFRAMPNLMIVDPCDAHEIEQAVPAIAAHQGPVYMRLLRGNVPLVLDQYDYRFEIGKAKTLRTGREVLIIATGLMTMRALEAAEKLQADGVDVAVLHVPTIKPLDEATILAEARKPGRLVVTAENHSIIGGLGEAVAGVLLRNGVTPTFRQIALPDAFLDAGALPTLHDRYGISTEAVARQIKGWL, from the coding sequence ATGAATACCGCCACCACCGCCAAGAAGCGCCTTACCACCTCGGCGATGATCGCCTCCATAGCCGCTGAAGGGCAGGCTACGCGCGCGGCGCCCTTCGGTCACGCCCTTGCCGCGCTGGCCGAGCAGCGCAAGGACATCGTCGGCTTGTCGGCCGACCTGTCCAAGTACACGGATCTGCATATCTTCGCCAAGGCCCACCCGGACCGCTTCTACCAGATGGGCATGGCCGAGCAATTGCTGATGAGCGCAGCGGCGGGCATGGCCCGTGAAGGGCTGACGCCGTTCGCCACCACTTACGCCGTGTTCGCTTCACGGCGCGCTTACGACTTCATCTGCATGGCCATCGCCGAAGAGAACCTCAACGTGAAGATCGTCTGCGGCCTGCCGGGCCTCACCACTGGCTACGGGCCCAGCCACCAGGCCACCGACGACCTGGCGATCTTCCGGGCGATGCCCAACCTGATGATCGTCGACCCCTGCGATGCGCATGAGATCGAACAGGCCGTGCCGGCCATCGCTGCGCACCAGGGGCCGGTGTACATGCGCTTGCTGCGTGGCAACGTGCCGTTGGTGCTCGATCAGTACGACTATCGCTTCGAGATCGGCAAGGCCAAGACGCTGCGCACCGGCCGCGAGGTGCTGATCATCGCCACCGGCCTGATGACCATGCGTGCGCTCGAAGCCGCGGAAAAGCTACAGGCTGACGGTGTGGACGTCGCCGTTCTGCATGTGCCGACCATCAAGCCACTGGACGAGGCGACCATCCTCGCCGAAGCCCGTAAGCCTGGGCGCCTGGTTGTCACGGCCGAGAACCACTCGATCATCGGTGGATTGGGCGAGGCGGTCGCCGGGGTGCTGCTGCGCAACGGCGTGACGCCGACCTTCCGGCAGATCGCCCTGCCGGATGCCTTCCTGGATGCCGGTGCATTGCCGACCCTGCATGACCGCTATGGCATATCCACAGAGGCCGTGGCACGTCAGATCAAAGGTTGGCTGTAA
- a CDS encoding transketolase, whose amino-acid sequence MNSASTASGVPSLARRAQNIRRHALRMGQVQGQGYIGQALGAADLLAVAYFHALRYQPANPEWEGRDRFYLSIGHYAIALYAALIEAGIVPEDELETYGSDDSRLPMSGMAAYTPGMEITGGSLGHGLGIAVGACLGLKRKGSDRFVYNLLSDGELNEGSTWEAAMSASHWKLDNLIALVDVNNQQADGYSSEVLAFEPIVDRWQAFGWFTQRVDGNDIDALVTAFDAARQHPGPQPRVIICDTRMGKGVPFLENREKTHFIRVDEREWDLALDMLDAGSQP is encoded by the coding sequence ATGAATTCCGCATCCACTGCCTCGGGCGTGCCGTCACTGGCCAGGCGCGCCCAGAACATCCGTCGCCATGCGCTGCGCATGGGGCAGGTTCAGGGGCAAGGCTATATCGGCCAGGCGCTGGGCGCTGCCGACTTGCTTGCCGTCGCCTATTTTCATGCCCTGCGTTATCAGCCTGCCAACCCTGAGTGGGAAGGGCGTGATCGCTTTTATCTGTCCATCGGTCACTACGCCATCGCCCTGTATGCGGCGCTGATCGAGGCCGGCATCGTCCCCGAAGACGAGTTGGAGACCTACGGCAGCGACGACAGCCGCCTACCCATGTCGGGCATGGCCGCCTACACGCCGGGCATGGAGATCACCGGTGGCTCATTGGGCCACGGCCTGGGCATCGCGGTAGGTGCCTGTCTGGGTCTCAAGCGCAAGGGCTCGGATCGCTTCGTCTACAACCTGCTGTCCGACGGCGAACTCAACGAAGGCTCGACCTGGGAGGCGGCGATGTCCGCTTCGCACTGGAAGCTCGACAACCTGATCGCTTTGGTCGATGTGAACAACCAGCAGGCCGATGGCTACTCCAGCGAGGTGCTCGCCTTCGAGCCCATCGTTGACCGCTGGCAGGCGTTCGGCTGGTTTACCCAGCGCGTCGATGGCAACGACATCGACGCACTGGTCACGGCCTTCGATGCCGCCCGCCAGCACCCCGGCCCGCAACCGCGCGTGATCATTTGCGACACCCGCATGGGCAAGGGTGTGCCCTTCCTCGAAAACCGCGAGAAGACTCACTTCATCCGCGTGGATGAACGCGAATGGGATCTTGCCCTGGATATGCTCGACGCTGGGAGCCAGCCATGA
- a CDS encoding MFS transporter — MTTIALDAASTARSNAYRKTAWRLMPFLMLCYLCAYLDRVNVGFAKLQMMDDLALSEAVYGLGAGMFFIGYFLFEVPSNVILHRVGARRWIARIMITWGIISGMFAFVETATQFYVLRFLLGVAEAGLAPGLLLYLTYWFPSYRRAKMTALWFVAIPLSGMIGGPLSGWIMERFAGVHGWAGWQWMFVLEAIPTVLVGILVLSYLKDSVDQATWLNDEEKALIRQELAEDNQHKVQHASAGAFIRDRRLWLLAGIYFCVVMGQYAITFWLPTLVRNAGVAEPLHIGLLTSLPYLCAIFAMLLVARSGDKHQERRWHLAIPMLAGALGLSLAAALGSNVTLSILSLCLAASGILAASSLFWMLPTTLLGGVSAAAGIAAINSFANLAGFCSPYLIGWVTTTLGSSAVGMYLITGVLAFGAFLVSRVPAHQVNR; from the coding sequence ATGACCACCATCGCCCTCGATGCGGCTTCGACCGCTCGCAGCAATGCTTACCGCAAGACCGCCTGGCGGCTGATGCCGTTTCTGATGCTGTGCTACCTGTGCGCGTATCTGGATCGTGTCAACGTCGGCTTCGCCAAGTTGCAGATGATGGATGACCTGGCGCTGAGCGAGGCCGTTTACGGCCTGGGTGCCGGCATGTTCTTCATTGGCTACTTCCTATTCGAAGTGCCCAGCAACGTGATTCTCCACCGTGTGGGTGCGCGCCGCTGGATCGCGCGAATCATGATCACCTGGGGCATCATTTCCGGGATGTTCGCTTTCGTCGAAACAGCTACGCAGTTCTACGTGCTGCGTTTTCTGCTCGGCGTCGCCGAAGCAGGCCTGGCGCCTGGCCTGCTGCTGTATCTCACCTACTGGTTTCCGTCCTACCGGCGCGCCAAGATGACCGCGCTGTGGTTCGTGGCCATTCCACTGTCGGGCATGATCGGCGGGCCACTGTCTGGCTGGATCATGGAGCGCTTCGCCGGCGTGCACGGCTGGGCAGGCTGGCAGTGGATGTTCGTGCTGGAGGCCATTCCCACCGTGCTGGTCGGGATCCTGGTGCTCAGTTACCTGAAAGACAGCGTGGACCAGGCCACCTGGCTCAACGATGAAGAGAAGGCGCTGATCCGCCAGGAGCTGGCCGAGGACAATCAGCACAAGGTTCAGCACGCCTCGGCTGGTGCGTTCATCCGCGACCGCCGTCTGTGGTTGCTGGCCGGCATTTATTTCTGCGTGGTGATGGGCCAGTACGCGATCACCTTCTGGCTGCCGACGCTGGTGCGCAATGCCGGTGTCGCCGAGCCGCTGCACATCGGCCTGCTCACCAGCCTGCCTTACCTGTGCGCCATCTTCGCCATGCTGCTGGTCGCGCGCAGTGGCGACAAACACCAGGAGCGACGCTGGCACCTGGCTATTCCCATGCTCGCCGGTGCATTAGGCCTGAGCCTGGCAGCGGCGCTGGGCAGCAACGTGACCCTGTCGATCCTCAGCCTGTGCCTGGCGGCCTCCGGGATTCTCGCCGCTTCCTCGCTGTTCTGGATGTTGCCGACCACGCTGCTGGGCGGGGTGTCCGCCGCGGCCGGCATCGCCGCCATCAACAGCTTCGCCAACCTGGCCGGCTTCTGCTCGCCGTACCTGATCGGCTGGGTCACCACCACGCTCGGCAGTAGCGCCGTGGGCATGTACCTGATCACCGGCGTGCTGGCATTCGGTGCGTTCCTGGTGTCCCGCGTTCCCGCCCATCAAGTCAATCGCTAA
- a CDS encoding SDR family NAD(P)-dependent oxidoreductase: MLLQGKIAIVTGAASPRGIGRATAQAFAEQGARVIIIDLDLTAAREAAAQLGEGHLGLAANVADEAQVRDAVAQALGHYGRIDVLVNNAGITQPVKTLEITGKDYDRILDVNLRGTLLMSQAVLPAMRSQKAGSIICMSSVSAQRGGGIFGGPHYSAAKAGVLGLAKAMAREFGADNVRVNSLTPGLIQTDITGGLIHDERRHAIIDGIPLGRLGDARDVANAALFLASDLSSYLTGITLDVNGGMLIH, translated from the coding sequence ATGCTACTTCAAGGCAAAATTGCAATCGTCACCGGAGCCGCCTCGCCGCGTGGAATTGGCCGCGCCACCGCCCAGGCCTTCGCCGAACAGGGCGCCCGCGTCATCATTATCGATCTTGATCTCACTGCCGCCCGCGAAGCCGCTGCACAGCTCGGCGAGGGCCACCTCGGCCTGGCTGCCAATGTCGCCGATGAAGCTCAGGTGCGCGATGCAGTGGCTCAGGCGCTCGGCCATTACGGGCGCATCGACGTGCTGGTCAACAATGCCGGTATCACCCAGCCGGTGAAGACACTCGAAATCACCGGCAAGGACTACGATCGCATTCTCGACGTCAATCTGCGTGGCACTCTGCTGATGTCCCAGGCCGTGCTGCCGGCAATGCGCAGCCAGAAGGCCGGCAGCATCATCTGCATGTCGTCGGTGTCGGCCCAGCGTGGCGGCGGTATCTTCGGCGGGCCACATTACAGCGCGGCCAAGGCCGGTGTTCTGGGCCTGGCCAAGGCCATGGCACGCGAGTTCGGTGCTGACAACGTACGCGTCAACTCGCTTACCCCAGGGCTGATTCAGACCGATATTACCGGTGGGCTGATTCACGACGAACGCCGCCACGCGATCATCGACGGTATTCCCCTGGGGCGCCTCGGTGATGCACGCGACGTGGCCAATGCCGCGCTGTTCCTGGCCAGCGATCTGTCCAGCTACCTCACTGGCATCACTCTGGATGTGAACGGCGGCATGCTGATTCACTGA
- a CDS encoding LysR substrate-binding domain-containing protein yields MSNDWGRKPTSLPPLKAIQSFEQVARFGNVARAAEQLNLTPSAVSHQIANLEALIGRPLFLRNARGVTLTPAGEQYLRDVTGVLQNLALATQRAGNDISADSLRLHSAPSFGLLWLLPRLERFRESHPDIQINLSCSYESLHFGRSQIDLDIRHGYPNWPSLEVRTIRHEHLAVLASPALLARHPISEPQDLLSQDLILSEAALVQWPQWFAHQGVSLPEAPFALSFDRSYMSLEAASHGFGFALESSLLSQDYIRQGRLVPVFGEQRSSAVSAHHLVFPRTNANLPRVARFLQWMQQQLGHDLNYG; encoded by the coding sequence ATGTCCAACGACTGGGGCAGGAAACCAACATCCCTTCCACCGCTGAAAGCCATTCAGTCCTTCGAGCAAGTGGCACGCTTCGGCAATGTCGCCCGTGCGGCCGAACAGCTGAACCTCACGCCTTCGGCTGTCAGCCATCAGATCGCCAATCTGGAAGCCCTTATCGGTCGTCCATTGTTCCTTCGCAACGCCCGCGGCGTGACCTTGACGCCGGCGGGCGAGCAGTACCTGCGTGACGTCACCGGCGTGCTGCAGAACCTAGCCTTGGCTACACAGCGGGCCGGCAACGATATCAGTGCCGATAGCCTGCGCCTGCATTCGGCGCCGAGTTTCGGTCTGCTGTGGCTATTACCTCGTTTGGAGCGTTTTCGCGAGAGCCACCCGGATATACAGATCAACCTGTCTTGCTCATACGAATCGCTGCACTTCGGCCGCAGCCAGATCGATCTCGACATCCGCCACGGCTACCCCAACTGGCCAAGCCTGGAGGTGCGAACCATCCGCCACGAGCACCTGGCCGTACTGGCATCGCCTGCGTTGCTGGCACGCCACCCGATAAGCGAACCGCAGGATCTGCTTTCCCAGGACCTCATCCTTTCCGAAGCCGCCCTGGTGCAATGGCCCCAGTGGTTCGCCCATCAGGGTGTGTCACTGCCCGAAGCACCGTTTGCGCTGAGCTTCGACCGCTCTTATATGAGCTTGGAAGCTGCCAGCCATGGCTTCGGCTTTGCGTTGGAAAGCTCCTTGCTGTCTCAGGATTACATTCGGCAAGGCCGCCTGGTGCCGGTGTTCGGTGAGCAGCGAAGCAGCGCGGTCAGCGCTCATCACCTGGTATTTCCACGCACCAATGCCAACCTGCCGCGAGTTGCGCGCTTCCTGCAATGGATGCAGCAGCAGTTGGGGCACGACCTCAACTATGGGTAA
- a CDS encoding sensor domain-containing diguanylate cyclase → MTSVVGVAVLLLTYMQVEWDRRESLRQHVADMENLATALTRQAESTIRDAHTVLLGMQRTLQASRYDAESLNEVLEVARAQSAILTDVQGFTVLSAEGRPLITTVPNPVTNYSAQDREYFAMQRDNKATGLYIGAPVQSRMSGEWVISLTLRLSDANGEFHGVVMATLLVQHFVDFYKSINVGSQGVIGMTKRDGTLLVRSKDSDQHAGLNMSKSPVLRAVNENGVTRGNMVLTAMIDGVKRIYGFDTSDEYPILVAASLGEEEAMAAWRNRTLQNWSLAAGVLVILFSMGWLIWRALGRQGRMEARLQSMHRDLALANHALEIMAGEDALTGLANRRRLDEALRAAFQSAAAQGQPLSFVLLDVDHFKRFNDQYGHPAGDEALKQVAAVLKRHAKRSADTTARYGGEELALILPGAESAAAMAVAERIRADVEALAIVNQGSPYACLTLSIGVAACLPGRDMQAPGELVAAADVALYAAKSAGRNRVTLAAQPA, encoded by the coding sequence ATGACCAGTGTGGTGGGTGTGGCCGTGCTGTTGCTTACCTACATGCAGGTCGAATGGGACAGGCGCGAGTCGCTGCGCCAGCATGTGGCCGATATGGAGAACCTGGCGACGGCGTTGACCCGCCAGGCGGAGTCGACCATCCGCGATGCCCATACCGTGCTGCTCGGCATGCAGCGCACCTTGCAGGCCTCCCGTTATGACGCTGAAAGCCTGAACGAGGTGCTGGAGGTGGCGCGGGCGCAGTCGGCGATTCTCACCGACGTGCAGGGCTTCACGGTGCTGAGTGCCGAGGGACGACCGCTGATCACCACGGTGCCCAACCCGGTCACCAATTACTCCGCTCAGGACCGCGAGTATTTCGCGATGCAGCGCGACAACAAGGCAACGGGCCTGTACATCGGCGCGCCCGTACAGAGCCGCATGAGTGGCGAGTGGGTGATTTCCCTGACGCTGCGCCTCAGTGATGCCAATGGCGAGTTTCACGGCGTGGTGATGGCCACGCTGCTGGTCCAGCACTTCGTGGATTTCTACAAGAGCATCAACGTGGGCAGTCAGGGTGTGATCGGTATGACCAAGCGTGACGGTACGCTGCTGGTCAGGTCGAAGGATTCCGATCAGCACGCCGGCCTCAACATGTCGAAGAGCCCGGTGCTGCGTGCGGTAAATGAAAACGGTGTGACGCGCGGCAATATGGTGCTCACGGCGATGATCGACGGCGTGAAGCGCATCTATGGCTTCGATACCAGCGATGAGTACCCGATTCTGGTCGCTGCCTCCCTGGGTGAAGAAGAGGCGATGGCCGCCTGGCGCAATCGCACACTGCAGAACTGGTCACTGGCTGCCGGCGTGCTGGTCATCCTGTTCTCCATGGGTTGGCTGATCTGGCGCGCACTGGGCCGCCAGGGGCGCATGGAGGCGCGGCTGCAGAGCATGCACCGCGATCTGGCGCTGGCCAACCATGCGCTGGAGATCATGGCCGGCGAAGACGCCCTGACCGGCCTGGCAAACCGTCGCCGTCTGGACGAAGCGTTACGTGCGGCCTTCCAGTCCGCCGCCGCCCAGGGCCAGCCACTGTCGTTCGTGCTGCTGGATGTGGACCACTTCAAGCGCTTCAACGACCAGTACGGCCACCCAGCCGGTGACGAGGCGCTCAAACAGGTGGCGGCCGTGCTCAAGCGCCACGCCAAGCGCAGCGCGGATACCACAGCGCGCTACGGCGGCGAAGAGCTGGCGTTGATACTTCCGGGCGCCGAAAGCGCGGCGGCGATGGCCGTGGCCGAGCGCATCCGCGCCGATGTCGAGGCTCTGGCCATCGTCAATCAGGGCTCGCCCTACGCCTGCCTGACGCTCAGCATTGGCGTTGCAGCCTGCCTGCCAGGGCGCGACATGCAGGCGCCTGGCGAGCTGGTCGCCGCCGCCGACGTCGCGCTCTACGCGGCCAAAAGCGCCGGCCGCAACCGCGTGACCCTCGCCGCACAGCCCGCCTGA
- a CDS encoding ureidoglycolate lyase, with product MKLLRYGAKGAEKPGLLDADNQIRDLSGHVADIAGDVLTPAGLAALTKIDVASLPVVTGNPRIGACVGQVGKFVCIGLNYADHAAESGMDVPKEPIIFNKWTSAICGPNDAVEIPRGSTKTDWEVELGVVIGKGGRYIDEANAMDHVAGYCVINDVSEREWQLERGGSWDKGKGFDTFGPLGPWLVTRDEIADPHNLDMWLEVDGHRYQQGNTRTLIFNVPQLIAYLSRCMSLQPGDVISTGTPPGVGLGIKPNPVFLRAGQTIRLGIAGLGEQQQVTVQAD from the coding sequence ATGAAACTGCTACGTTACGGCGCCAAGGGCGCGGAAAAGCCAGGCCTGCTGGATGCCGACAACCAGATTCGTGACCTCTCCGGGCATGTGGCCGATATCGCCGGCGACGTGCTGACGCCGGCGGGCCTCGCCGCGCTGACGAAGATCGATGTGGCCAGCCTGCCAGTCGTGACCGGCAACCCGCGCATTGGCGCCTGCGTCGGCCAGGTCGGCAAGTTCGTGTGCATCGGCCTCAACTACGCCGACCACGCCGCCGAGTCGGGTATGGACGTGCCCAAGGAGCCGATCATCTTCAACAAATGGACCAGCGCCATCTGCGGCCCCAACGACGCAGTCGAGATTCCCCGCGGCTCGACCAAGACCGACTGGGAAGTCGAGCTGGGCGTGGTGATCGGCAAGGGCGGACGTTACATCGACGAGGCCAACGCCATGGACCACGTCGCCGGCTACTGCGTGATCAACGACGTGTCCGAGCGCGAATGGCAGCTCGAACGCGGCGGCAGTTGGGACAAGGGCAAGGGCTTCGACACCTTCGGCCCGCTCGGCCCGTGGCTGGTGACCCGTGACGAAATCGCCGATCCGCACAATCTGGACATGTGGCTGGAGGTCGACGGCCACCGCTACCAGCAGGGCAACACGCGCACGCTGATCTTCAACGTGCCGCAACTAATCGCCTACCTGAGCCGCTGCATGAGCCTGCAGCCGGGCGACGTGATCTCCACCGGCACCCCGCCGGGCGTGGGCCTTGGCATCAAGCCCAACCCGGTATTCCTGCGCGCCGGGCAGACCATCAGGCTTGGCATCGCCGGGCTGGGTGAACAGCAGCAGGTCACCGTACAGGCTGACTGA